In one window of Streptomyces roseofulvus DNA:
- a CDS encoding class I SAM-dependent methyltransferase produces the protein MSDDPTDVRAFFATRAADWDSRFPDDGPAYAAAVADLGLRPGDAVLDAGCGTGRALPPLRTAVGPSGTVIGADLTPEMLAEAVRAGRRGPGGAGTLLLADVGRLPLRDGALDAVFGAGLVSHLADPAAGLRELARVVRPGGRLALFHPIGRAALAARHGRQITPDDLRAEPRLRPVLAEAGWRLVSYVDEDARYLALAVRED, from the coding sequence ATGAGCGATGACCCCACAGACGTACGAGCGTTCTTCGCCACCCGCGCGGCCGACTGGGACAGCCGGTTCCCCGACGACGGCCCCGCCTACGCGGCCGCCGTCGCCGACCTCGGACTGCGCCCCGGCGACGCCGTGCTCGACGCGGGCTGCGGCACCGGCCGGGCGCTGCCCCCGCTGCGTACCGCCGTCGGGCCGTCGGGCACGGTCATCGGCGCCGACCTCACCCCGGAGATGCTGGCCGAGGCGGTACGGGCCGGGCGGCGCGGCCCCGGGGGTGCCGGGACCCTGCTCCTGGCCGACGTCGGCCGGCTGCCGCTGCGGGACGGCGCACTCGACGCGGTCTTCGGCGCGGGCCTCGTCTCCCACCTGGCCGATCCGGCCGCCGGTCTGCGGGAACTCGCCCGGGTGGTCCGGCCCGGCGGCCGTCTCGCGCTCTTCCATCCCATCGGGCGGGCCGCCCTCGCCGCCCGGCACGGCCGGCAGATCACCCCCGACGACCTGCGGGCCGAGCCGCGGCTGCGCCCGGTGCTCGCCGAGGCCGGCTGGCGGCTCGTCTCGTACGTGGACGAGGACGCCCGCTACCTCGCCCTGGCCGTCCGCGAGGACTGA
- a CDS encoding MHYT domain-containing protein: protein MGHLDHATFGWLTPVLSYAMACIGAALGLRCTVRALDATGRSRRNWLLTAASAFGTGIWTMHFVAMLGFGVAGTDIRYNVPLTILSLLIAMGVVGVGVFAVGYGRDRVRSLLIGGLTTGIGVASMHYMGMAALRLHGTVHYDPLLVALSVAIAVVAATAALWAALNIHAPIAVALASVVMGAAVSSMHYTGMFAVRVDVVPSSADLPGATVMQFIFPLAVGLGSYLFITSAFVALSPTAGERAAYASAERLTEPDERAVDVAPPGFRAGRDPLRTPAP from the coding sequence ATGGGACACCTGGACCACGCCACCTTCGGCTGGCTGACACCTGTGCTGTCGTACGCGATGGCCTGCATCGGCGCCGCCCTGGGGCTGCGCTGCACCGTGCGCGCGCTCGACGCGACCGGCCGGTCGCGACGGAACTGGCTGCTCACCGCCGCCTCCGCGTTCGGCACCGGCATCTGGACGATGCACTTCGTGGCGATGCTCGGCTTCGGCGTCGCCGGCACCGACATCCGCTACAACGTGCCGCTCACCATCCTCAGCCTCCTCATCGCGATGGGCGTCGTGGGCGTCGGCGTCTTCGCCGTGGGTTACGGACGCGACCGCGTGCGATCGCTTCTGATCGGCGGCCTGACGACCGGGATCGGCGTCGCGAGCATGCACTACATGGGCATGGCCGCCCTCCGCCTCCACGGCACCGTCCACTACGACCCGCTGCTCGTCGCCCTCTCGGTCGCCATCGCGGTCGTCGCCGCCACCGCGGCCCTCTGGGCGGCCCTCAACATCCACGCCCCGATCGCGGTCGCGCTCGCCTCCGTCGTCATGGGAGCGGCCGTCAGCAGCATGCACTACACGGGCATGTTCGCGGTCCGCGTCGACGTCGTCCCCTCCTCGGCGGACCTCCCCGGCGCCACCGTCATGCAGTTCATCTTCCCGCTGGCCGTCGGCCTCGGCTCGTACCTCTTCATCACCTCCGCCTTCGTGGCCCTCTCCCCGACGGCCGGGGAACGGGCCGCGTACGCCTCCGCCGAACGCCTCACCGAACCGGACGAGCGCGCGGTCGACGTGGCACCGCCCGGATTCCGCGCCGGCCGCGACCCCCTCCGTACGCCGGCCCCCTGA
- a CDS encoding sensor histidine kinase, whose translation MRTPRKNQDAVAPAPPATARGRRAHAGPPADEPEPRPADAGPDTPTDAGAPAEGPGSDAVAPPAEHSRRRGLRPRTVRAKIVSLLMVPVVSLLALWGFATVTTAQDMARIRQLQRVDDDIRGPVSAAVAALQDERRAALRQIAAPGAARAADLEDRIRRTDEAVARLRLGDGHTVGDSGDLPPDVADRVGAFVREAQGLTRTRTAAAGGRGDWDRVYAEYTTAVSAGFAVGGALSGIQDTGQGSHARVLLELARASEMLAREDALLGAAHLTGRLTAARQRAFTGAVETRRTLLASATADLPPAGRDAWNRLAADTDHTRLTAAEDRVSAAADGRPAAQAAPSADWDPALAAVRTGLATVESDARAAATDATGPFTGGILSPAGAAVVLGLAAVAASLVISVRIGRGLVVELVSLRNTALGIARRKLPAAMSRLRAGEEIDVQAEAPPGPAPQDEIGQVGEALTTVHRAALSAAVERAELASGISGVFVNLARRSQVLVHRQLNLLDSMERRADDPGELGDLFRLDHLTTRMRRHAESLIILSGAAPGRAWRMPVPLTNVVRAAVSEIEDYARVEVRRLPETAVAGAAVADLTHLLAELIENAAQFSPPHTKVRVSGEPVGNGYALEIEDRGLGMGKESLAEANARIDHSEALDLFDSDRLGLFVVSRLSSRHAIKVHLRPSPYGGTTAVVLLPTDLLQGALPPAGDTADAGAAAPGEERAAREQAEAHRAEARRFAGPPDDPRTPAAAPKALAGAPAAPAAPEAAGAPLAPPPPGRPQPLPRPAAVPAPAPDAGPAAVPPSAPPSVPAGVTALRPRGGPVVPARSSQSPPSPSPSEHDRSVDADTGLPRRVRQASLVPQLREVPAPAPVPAPAAPGTPERTPEQVRDRMAAYRDGWQRGGGPAPGARRPLGGGAPSAVGAPAGTDPGRVTRPYADPALHADSASHGAAPHGAPHDPRGDARARTDLGPYFGARANPPQDPRSEGDDA comes from the coding sequence ATGCGAACTCCCCGCAAGAACCAGGACGCCGTGGCGCCCGCGCCGCCGGCGACCGCACGCGGGCGGCGCGCGCACGCCGGGCCGCCCGCCGACGAACCGGAACCGCGCCCCGCCGACGCCGGCCCCGACACCCCGACCGACGCCGGCGCCCCGGCGGAGGGCCCCGGGAGCGACGCCGTCGCGCCACCCGCCGAGCACTCCCGGCGACGCGGCCTGCGGCCCCGTACCGTGCGCGCCAAGATCGTGTCGCTCCTCATGGTCCCCGTCGTCTCGCTCCTCGCCCTCTGGGGCTTCGCCACCGTCACCACCGCCCAGGACATGGCCCGGATCCGCCAGCTGCAGCGCGTCGACGACGACATCCGCGGACCGGTGTCCGCCGCCGTCGCGGCCCTCCAGGACGAACGCCGCGCAGCCCTGCGGCAGATCGCCGCTCCGGGCGCCGCCCGCGCCGCCGACCTCGAGGACCGGATCCGCCGCACCGACGAGGCCGTCGCCCGGCTCCGGCTCGGCGACGGCCACACCGTCGGCGACTCCGGCGACCTGCCCCCCGACGTCGCCGACCGCGTCGGCGCCTTCGTCCGCGAGGCCCAGGGCCTCACCCGGACGCGCACCGCCGCCGCCGGCGGCCGCGGCGACTGGGACCGGGTCTACGCGGAGTACACCACCGCGGTCTCGGCCGGATTCGCCGTCGGCGGAGCCCTCAGCGGCATCCAGGACACCGGCCAGGGCTCCCACGCGCGCGTGCTCCTCGAACTCGCCCGCGCCTCCGAGATGCTCGCCCGCGAGGACGCCCTCCTCGGCGCCGCCCACCTCACCGGCCGGCTGACCGCCGCCCGCCAGCGCGCCTTCACCGGCGCCGTCGAGACCCGCCGCACCCTCCTCGCCTCGGCCACCGCCGACCTGCCGCCGGCCGGCCGGGACGCCTGGAACCGGCTCGCCGCCGACACCGACCACACCCGGCTCACCGCCGCCGAGGACCGGGTCTCCGCCGCCGCCGACGGGCGGCCCGCCGCCCAGGCCGCGCCCTCCGCCGACTGGGACCCCGCCCTCGCCGCCGTACGCACCGGGCTCGCCACCGTCGAGAGCGACGCGCGCGCCGCCGCGACCGACGCCACCGGCCCCTTCACCGGCGGCATCCTCAGCCCGGCCGGCGCCGCCGTCGTCCTCGGCCTCGCCGCCGTCGCCGCCTCCCTCGTCATCTCGGTCCGGATCGGCCGCGGGCTCGTCGTCGAACTCGTCAGCCTCCGCAACACCGCCCTCGGCATCGCCCGCCGCAAACTCCCCGCCGCCATGAGCCGGCTCCGCGCGGGAGAGGAGATCGACGTCCAGGCGGAGGCCCCGCCGGGACCCGCGCCCCAGGACGAGATCGGTCAGGTCGGCGAAGCGCTCACCACCGTCCACCGGGCCGCCCTCTCCGCCGCCGTCGAACGCGCCGAACTCGCCAGCGGCATCTCCGGCGTCTTCGTCAACCTCGCCCGCCGCAGCCAGGTCCTCGTCCACCGCCAGCTCAACCTCCTGGACAGCATGGAGCGGCGCGCCGACGACCCCGGCGAACTCGGCGACCTCTTCCGCCTCGACCACCTCACCACCCGGATGCGCCGGCACGCCGAGAGCCTGATCATCCTCAGCGGCGCCGCCCCCGGCCGCGCCTGGCGCATGCCGGTGCCGCTGACCAACGTCGTCCGCGCCGCCGTCTCCGAGATCGAGGACTACGCGCGCGTGGAGGTGCGCAGGCTCCCCGAGACCGCCGTCGCGGGCGCCGCCGTCGCCGACCTCACCCACCTCCTCGCGGAACTGATCGAGAACGCCGCCCAGTTCTCCCCGCCCCACACCAAGGTCCGGGTCAGCGGCGAACCCGTCGGCAACGGCTACGCCCTGGAGATCGAGGACCGGGGACTCGGCATGGGCAAGGAGAGCCTCGCCGAGGCCAACGCCCGCATCGACCACTCCGAGGCCCTCGACCTCTTCGACAGCGACCGGCTCGGCCTCTTCGTCGTCAGCCGTCTCTCCTCCCGGCACGCCATCAAGGTCCATCTGCGGCCGTCCCCGTACGGCGGCACCACCGCCGTCGTCCTGCTGCCCACCGACCTCCTCCAGGGCGCCCTCCCGCCGGCCGGCGACACCGCCGACGCGGGGGCCGCCGCACCGGGCGAGGAGCGTGCCGCCCGCGAACAGGCCGAGGCCCACCGCGCGGAGGCCCGCCGCTTCGCGGGACCGCCGGACGACCCCCGTACCCCCGCCGCCGCCCCGAAGGCCCTCGCCGGCGCTCCTGCCGCCCCCGCCGCACCGGAGGCCGCGGGTGCCCCCCTCGCCCCGCCCCCGCCGGGCCGGCCGCAGCCCCTGCCGCGCCCGGCGGCCGTCCCCGCGCCGGCCCCGGACGCCGGGCCCGCCGCCGTACCGCCGTCCGCGCCGCCCTCCGTGCCGGCGGGCGTGACCGCCCTGAGGCCGCGCGGAGGCCCTGTCGTACCGGCGCGTTCGTCGCAGTCGCCGCCCTCGCCGTCGCCGTCCGAGCACGACCGGAGTGTGGACGCCGACACCGGCCTGCCCCGCCGCGTCCGGCAGGCGAGCCTCGTCCCGCAGCTGCGGGAGGTGCCCGCACCGGCCCCGGTCCCCGCGCCCGCCGCCCCCGGCACGCCGGAACGGACACCCGAGCAGGTACGCGACCGGATGGCCGCCTACCGCGACGGCTGGCAGCGCGGCGGCGGGCCCGCGCCGGGCGCCCGGCGGCCGCTCGGCGGCGGCGCACCCTCCGCGGTCGGCGCACCGGCCGGGACCGACCCCGGCCGCGTCACGCGCCCCTACGCCGATCCCGCGCTCCACGCGGACTCCGCGTCCCACGGAGCCGCCCCCCACGGCGCCCCGCACGACCCGCGCGGCGACGCACGCGCGCGTACCGACCTCGGCCCGTACTTCGGTGCCCGCGCCAACCCGCCCCAGGACCCCCGATCCGAAGGAGACGACGCATGA
- a CDS encoding roadblock/LC7 domain-containing protein, whose translation MIDHERVSHHRSGELDWLLDDLVNRVRDVRHTVVLSSDGLAVGASSGLSREDAEHLAAIASGFHSLAKGAGRQFHTGGVRQTMVEMDDGFLFVAAAGDGSCLAVLSSVSADIGLIAYEMARLVKRVGEHLHTPPRLAATPPAAG comes from the coding sequence ATGATCGACCACGAGAGGGTCTCCCACCACCGCTCCGGCGAACTCGACTGGCTCCTCGACGATCTGGTGAACAGGGTGCGCGACGTCCGCCACACGGTGGTGCTCTCCAGCGACGGCCTCGCGGTCGGCGCCTCCAGCGGACTCAGCCGCGAGGACGCCGAACACCTCGCCGCCATCGCCTCCGGATTCCACAGCCTCGCCAAGGGCGCCGGACGCCAGTTCCACACCGGCGGCGTCCGGCAGACCATGGTCGAGATGGACGACGGCTTCCTCTTCGTCGCCGCCGCCGGCGACGGCTCCTGCCTGGCCGTCCTCAGCTCCGTCAGCGCCGACATCGGCCTCATCGCCTACGAGATGGCCCGGCTGGTCAAACGCGTCGGCGAACACCTGCACACCCCGCCGCGGCTCGCGGCCACCCCGCCGGCCGCCGGCTGA
- a CDS encoding DUF742 domain-containing protein, producing MTMDSTGDTAGGGPPAPGSHWYDADAGPLVRPYAMTGGRTKPGPSNVRFDLIALVVVDDDPPGPAEEAVLGPEHRALLTLCRAETQSVAELAADADLPVGVVRVLLGDLLESGFVRVSRPVPPAQLPDERILREVIDGLRAL from the coding sequence ATGACCATGGACAGCACCGGCGACACCGCCGGCGGCGGACCGCCCGCACCGGGCAGCCACTGGTACGACGCCGACGCCGGGCCGCTCGTCCGGCCGTACGCGATGACCGGCGGCCGCACCAAACCCGGCCCGAGCAACGTGCGGTTCGACCTCATCGCCCTCGTCGTCGTCGACGACGACCCGCCGGGCCCGGCCGAGGAGGCCGTCCTCGGCCCCGAACACCGCGCCCTGCTCACCCTCTGCCGGGCCGAGACCCAGTCGGTGGCCGAACTCGCCGCCGACGCCGACCTCCCCGTGGGCGTCGTCCGGGTCCTTCTCGGCGACCTCCTCGAATCGGGCTTCGTACGCGTCAGCAGGCCCGTACCGCCCGCGCAGCTCCCCGACGAACGCATCCTGAGAGAAGTGATCGATGGCCTACGAGCGCTCTGA
- a CDS encoding GTP-binding protein, with translation MAYERSDSTGADGGDTALALKILVAGGFGVGKTTLVGAVSEIRPLRTEERLSRAGELVDDTGGVAQKTTTTVAMDFGRITIRAGLSLYLFGTPGQDRFWFLWDELSQGALGAVVLADTRRLEDCFPAVDYFEHRKIPFVVAVNCFEGARSYGAQDVSRALDLDRGTPVVLCDARDRDSGKEVLIRVVEYAGRMHTARLLDTVG, from the coding sequence ATGGCCTACGAGCGCTCTGACAGCACCGGCGCGGACGGCGGCGACACCGCTCTCGCCCTGAAGATCCTGGTCGCCGGCGGGTTCGGCGTCGGCAAGACCACGCTGGTCGGCGCGGTCAGCGAGATCCGCCCGCTGCGCACCGAGGAACGGCTCAGCCGGGCGGGCGAACTCGTCGACGACACCGGGGGAGTGGCCCAGAAGACCACCACGACGGTCGCCATGGACTTCGGCCGGATCACGATCCGCGCGGGACTCTCGCTGTACCTCTTCGGCACCCCGGGCCAGGACCGCTTCTGGTTCCTCTGGGACGAGCTCTCGCAGGGCGCCCTGGGCGCGGTGGTGCTCGCCGACACCCGGCGGCTGGAGGACTGCTTCCCGGCGGTCGACTACTTCGAGCACCGCAAGATCCCGTTCGTGGTGGCCGTCAACTGCTTCGAGGGCGCCCGTTCCTACGGGGCGCAGGACGTGTCCCGCGCCCTGGACCTGGACCGGGGGACGCCCGTGGTGCTGTGCGACGCGCGCGACCGGGACTCCGGCAAGGAGGTCCTCATCCGGGTCGTCGAGTACGCCGGGCGGATGCACACCGCCCGGCTCCTCGACACGGTCGGCTGA
- a CDS encoding PPOX class F420-dependent oxidoreductase, whose product MTRMSEEQWRDFVSRGTRTGKLATVRADGSPHVVPVWFVLDGDAFVFNTGKDTVKGRNLARDGRVSLCVDDDAPPFSYVTLSGVAELSEDPEELVHWATRIGGRYMGEDRAAEFGARNGVPGELVVRVKIEKVTSAGGVSD is encoded by the coding sequence ATGACGAGAATGAGCGAGGAACAGTGGCGGGACTTCGTGTCCCGGGGGACCCGTACCGGCAAGCTCGCGACCGTGCGCGCGGACGGCAGCCCGCACGTCGTGCCGGTGTGGTTCGTACTGGACGGCGACGCCTTCGTGTTCAACACGGGCAAGGACACCGTGAAGGGCCGCAACCTCGCCCGGGACGGCCGCGTCTCCCTCTGCGTCGACGACGACGCCCCGCCGTTCTCGTACGTCACCCTCAGCGGTGTGGCCGAGCTCAGCGAGGACCCCGAGGAGCTGGTCCACTGGGCCACCCGGATCGGCGGCCGCTACATGGGCGAGGACCGCGCCGCGGAGTTCGGCGCCCGCAACGGCGTGCCGGGCGAGCTCGTCGTCCGGGTGAAGATCGAGAAGGTGACGTCGGCGGGCGGGGTGTCCGACTGA
- a CDS encoding roadblock/LC7 domain-containing protein — MALDKGLDWLLDDLTRRVGPIRHALVLSNDGLVTGASSELAREDAEHLAAVSSGLHSLARGSGRHFRAGRARQTMVEFDEALLFVTAAGDGSCLCVLSDAEADVGQVAYEMTLLVNRVGEHLGVSARQPGGPAV, encoded by the coding sequence ATGGCGCTGGACAAGGGGCTCGACTGGCTCCTGGACGATCTGACCCGCAGGGTCGGACCGATACGGCACGCACTGGTGCTGTCGAACGACGGACTGGTGACCGGCGCGAGCAGCGAACTCGCCCGGGAGGACGCGGAGCACCTGGCCGCCGTCTCCTCCGGCCTGCACAGCCTGGCGCGCGGCTCCGGCCGGCACTTCCGGGCGGGCCGGGCCCGGCAGACGATGGTCGAGTTCGACGAGGCGCTGCTCTTCGTCACGGCGGCGGGCGACGGCAGCTGCCTCTGCGTGCTGAGTGACGCGGAGGCGGACGTCGGCCAGGTCGCCTATGAGATGACGCTGCTGGTCAACCGGGTCGGTGAGCACCTCGGCGTCTCCGCGCGGCAACCGGGCGGTCCGGCGGTCTGA
- a CDS encoding DUF6397 family protein, with protein sequence MADAMTVDVTTRTVSAARAAEELELKREEFRLAVRMGLIRTGPAPDPGGMLRGRGSGRDRPPERRPVERAEIDRLKAAPDFPAGLRERVRTVGAAEAAGLLGITAGRFGRLARTGHLSPVRFYLNRYRTVIWLYVAAEVTAFGEDHPALLSGRMPAAVREREAAGEDLRARNWRTRHLALLLRGSDDPWARAAAIASLLDPVQIAEVVDDPYERAHLDRLRPAPPPGFPVSGAGREVADRLVRADDPDEILWHRMSLALALDEARAARQAPYPGERARPDAEPAPAVRELGAREFVARAPEVPEAPERPTVRPPARPPARPSDRPCGRPRGRVARPPGRAPGTRRPGLLARMRRSFPGRRASGAGWGVRRDWA encoded by the coding sequence GTGGCGGACGCCATGACGGTGGACGTGACGACACGGACGGTATCGGCGGCCCGGGCCGCGGAGGAGCTGGAGCTGAAGCGCGAGGAGTTCCGGCTCGCCGTGCGGATGGGACTGATCAGGACGGGCCCGGCGCCGGATCCCGGTGGCATGCTCCGGGGCCGGGGGAGCGGCCGGGACCGGCCGCCCGAGCGGCGCCCGGTCGAGCGCGCCGAGATCGACCGGCTCAAGGCGGCGCCGGACTTCCCCGCCGGTCTGCGCGAGCGCGTCCGGACGGTCGGCGCGGCGGAGGCGGCGGGGCTCCTCGGCATCACCGCCGGCCGGTTCGGCCGCCTGGCCCGCACGGGCCATCTGAGCCCGGTGCGCTTCTACCTCAACCGCTACCGGACGGTGATCTGGCTGTACGTGGCGGCCGAGGTCACCGCCTTCGGCGAGGACCACCCCGCCCTGCTCTCCGGCCGGATGCCGGCGGCGGTGCGGGAGCGGGAGGCGGCGGGGGAGGACCTGCGGGCCAGGAACTGGCGCACCCGCCACCTGGCGCTGCTGCTGCGCGGCAGCGACGACCCGTGGGCCCGGGCGGCGGCGATCGCCTCGCTGCTCGACCCGGTCCAGATCGCGGAGGTGGTCGACGACCCCTACGAGCGCGCCCATCTGGACCGGCTGCGGCCGGCCCCGCCGCCGGGCTTCCCGGTCTCGGGCGCAGGCCGCGAGGTCGCCGACCGGCTGGTCCGCGCCGACGACCCCGACGAGATCCTGTGGCACCGGATGAGCCTCGCTCTCGCCCTGGACGAGGCCCGTGCCGCCCGGCAGGCGCCCTACCCGGGAGAGCGTGCCCGGCCGGATGCGGAACCGGCACCGGCGGTGCGGGAGCTCGGGGCGCGGGAGTTCGTGGCGCGGGCGCCCGAGGTGCCGGAGGCTCCGGAGCGGCCGACCGTTCGCCCACCCGCTCGGCCACCCGCTCGTCCGTCCGACCGTCCGTGCGGCCGTCCGCGCGGCCGGGTGGCGCGGCCGCCGGGCCGGGCGCCGGGGACCCGGAGGCCGGGGCTTCTGGCGCGGATGCGGCGCTCCTTCCCCGGGCGGCGGGCGTCCGGTGCGGGGTGGGGTGTGCGGCGTGACTGGGCGTGA
- a CDS encoding ATP-dependent DNA ligase — MLLARVAEVSRQVAAASARSRKTALLAELFAEATPEESPLVIAYLSGRLPQGRIGVGWSTLRQVVPPAVPPAAEPALTLADVDAAMEALAAVAGPGSQAERARRVHELCAAATVEEQELLVRLLSGEVRQGALDAVALEGVAKAADVPAAELRRAVMLEGSLPPVAQAVLAEGRTALDRFTLRVGRAVQPMLAHTAGSVTEAVAALGPCAVEEKLDGIRIQVHRDGAAVRVHTRSLDDITARLPEVVAVALDVPSESFILDGELIALDPGTGRPVAFQSIAGRVGSPADVTGARAALPLTPVFFDVLAADGDPLVDRPGRARHAVLARLLPEERRVRRVEVAAPDDPAQVEAAERFLADTLARGHEGVLVKALDEPYVASKRGRTWLKVKPVHTVDLVVLAAERGHGRRTGFLSNLHLGARAEGGGFVMLGKTFKGLTDEMLRWQTDRLRGLAVEDDGFTVRVRPELVVEIAYDGLQRSTRYPAGITLRFARVLRYRPDKTAAEADTVESLLAAG; from the coding sequence ATGTTGCTGGCCCGTGTCGCGGAGGTCTCCCGGCAGGTCGCCGCCGCCTCGGCGCGGTCGCGGAAGACCGCCCTGCTCGCCGAACTGTTCGCCGAGGCCACCCCCGAGGAGAGCCCGCTCGTCATCGCCTACCTCTCGGGTCGGCTGCCGCAGGGCCGGATCGGCGTCGGCTGGAGCACGCTCAGACAGGTGGTGCCGCCGGCCGTGCCTCCGGCGGCCGAGCCGGCGCTGACACTCGCCGACGTGGACGCGGCGATGGAGGCGCTCGCGGCCGTGGCCGGGCCCGGCTCCCAGGCGGAACGGGCGCGCAGAGTCCACGAGTTGTGCGCGGCGGCGACCGTCGAGGAGCAGGAGCTGCTGGTGCGGCTGCTCTCCGGGGAGGTGCGGCAGGGGGCGCTCGACGCGGTCGCGCTGGAGGGCGTGGCCAAGGCGGCGGACGTGCCGGCCGCGGAGCTGCGGCGGGCCGTGATGCTGGAGGGCTCGCTGCCGCCGGTGGCGCAGGCGGTCCTCGCGGAAGGGCGTACCGCTCTCGACCGGTTCACCTTGCGCGTCGGCCGGGCCGTGCAGCCGATGCTGGCGCACACGGCCGGTTCCGTCACCGAGGCGGTGGCGGCGCTCGGGCCGTGCGCGGTGGAGGAGAAGCTGGACGGCATCAGGATCCAGGTGCATCGCGACGGCGCGGCGGTGCGGGTGCACACCCGCTCCCTCGACGACATCACGGCCCGGCTGCCCGAGGTCGTCGCCGTCGCCCTCGACGTGCCGTCGGAGTCGTTCATCCTCGACGGCGAGCTGATCGCCCTCGACCCCGGCACCGGCCGTCCGGTCGCGTTCCAGTCCATCGCCGGCCGCGTCGGCTCCCCCGCGGACGTCACCGGCGCCCGAGCCGCGCTGCCGCTCACCCCGGTCTTCTTCGACGTCCTCGCCGCGGACGGGGACCCCCTCGTCGACCGCCCCGGCCGCGCCCGGCACGCGGTCCTCGCCCGCCTTCTGCCCGAGGAGCGCAGGGTGCGCCGCGTCGAGGTCGCCGCCCCCGACGATCCCGCCCAGGTGGAGGCGGCCGAGCGGTTCCTCGCCGACACCCTCGCCCGGGGCCATGAGGGCGTGCTGGTGAAGGCGCTCGACGAGCCCTATGTGGCGAGCAAGCGGGGGCGGACCTGGCTCAAGGTGAAGCCCGTCCACACCGTCGACCTCGTCGTCCTCGCCGCCGAACGGGGCCACGGCCGCCGTACCGGCTTTCTGTCGAACCTGCACCTCGGCGCCCGGGCGGAGGGCGGCGGCTTCGTGATGCTCGGCAAGACCTTCAAGGGACTCACCGACGAGATGCTCCGGTGGCAGACCGACCGCCTCCGGGGACTGGCCGTCGAGGACGACGGGTTCACCGTCAGGGTCCGCCCCGAGCTGGTCGTGGAGATCGCCTACGACGGCCTCCAGCGCTCCACCCGCTACCCGGCCGGCATCACCCTCCGCTTCGCCCGCGTGCTGCGGTACCGCCCGGACAAGACCGCCGCCGAGGCCGACACCGTCGAGTCCCTGCTCGCCGCCGGCTGA
- a CDS encoding polysaccharide deacetylase family protein has translation MFRSRPGRRGGRTAVLLAATLLLTLSGCGVDPLTPQDARAESGDDGKAGATPRRVDCARAKCIALTFDAGPGEDTPRLLDVLKKEHVPATFFLLGRKHVERYPEVVRRIADEGHEVANHTWSHRILTDLEENEVREELSRTQGAIERITGRKPVLMRPPQGRTDSTVADVSRELGLAQILWSITAKDYSTTDSALIRERVLTQAHRDGVILLHDIYDGTVPAVPGIIDELKERGYTFVTVPELLAPGTARAGEVYRPEKD, from the coding sequence ATGTTCCGATCCAGGCCGGGCCGCCGCGGTGGGAGGACCGCCGTCCTGCTCGCCGCCACGCTCCTCCTCACGCTGAGCGGCTGCGGCGTGGACCCCCTCACCCCACAGGACGCGCGGGCCGAGTCGGGAGACGACGGCAAGGCGGGCGCGACACCCCGGCGGGTCGACTGTGCCCGGGCGAAGTGCATCGCCCTCACCTTCGACGCCGGCCCGGGCGAGGACACCCCGCGCCTCCTCGACGTCCTCAAGAAGGAGCACGTCCCCGCCACCTTCTTCCTCCTCGGCCGCAAGCACGTCGAGCGCTACCCCGAGGTCGTGCGGCGCATCGCGGACGAGGGGCACGAGGTCGCCAACCACACCTGGTCGCACCGGATCCTCACCGACCTGGAGGAGAACGAGGTCCGCGAGGAACTCTCCCGCACCCAGGGCGCCATCGAGAGGATCACCGGCCGCAAGCCCGTCCTCATGCGCCCGCCGCAGGGTCGCACCGACTCCACCGTCGCCGACGTCAGCCGCGAGCTCGGTCTCGCGCAGATTCTCTGGAGCATCACCGCCAAGGACTACTCCACGACCGACTCGGCCCTGATACGGGAACGCGTCCTCACCCAGGCGCACCGGGACGGCGTCATCCTCCTCCACGACATCTACGACGGCACCGTCCCCGCCGTGCCCGGGATCATCGACGAGCTCAAGGAGCGCGGCTACACCTTCGTCACCGTCCCCGAACTCCTCGCCCCCGGCACCGCCCGCGCCGGCGAGGTCTACCGGCCCGAGAAGGACTGA